In Gymnogyps californianus isolate 813 chromosome 1, ASM1813914v2, whole genome shotgun sequence, the following are encoded in one genomic region:
- the LOC127012876 gene encoding uncharacterized protein LOC127012876 yields the protein MVWGKFIFLLCECIILSQSTGNLNNQPNLAWELITGFVRIWNRTDQGFCVDLPTSASEGLKFAVIWLNLSRVLNSKLEMLNQKCIQNTLWKEQCLWGIDYAPSLGWEADYIPSPVAYKFPVNTTWRDMWKATCWKQQLCIGTMSATLAAREGWTACPQEVQLPCMSVLNSKWCPREEEIPCNLVRWWDPPPHGEPLQHEYNVPLSPGWCIQIPRRWGSYAHQNRSRYEYAWSLKHALLDPDNIIDAQEIDPLPYKNTPLMTCSRTIGCESLTWDPIETWYVSELRTFIRDMCTCWGFPVPGFKRRDPRCKGPITSRKTALKCGVTLTHETKWNLVWKGGIGVTKSYDPLTCSTMRYPSPQGTFWACSNGKMYSHLHVHEMAGLRCTIGVPTMCPSKVFNFSVPHHNRRRRESDGPKTRPEWAVHGVQVPDYYTWGMTTSLMLENIFTPYVTLKRHQFVLENLTWQVHVLSNWTRYAFGETNLQVQQVSKMALQNRLALDMLLLKEQGVCGMLNLTDGECCLTIHNATTTIEEAREKMREVTEKTGELFQAMQPKDRFNGWDPKTWLTSLAGSLGLTGWGKWLVNIGLMILCGFLFLMMGLAIGKCMISRLLSSITSIRHVRITTVEEDLRESNF from the coding sequence ATGGTGTGGGGAAAGtttatattcttactttgtGAATGTATAATCTTGTCTCAATCAACGGGGAATCTGAATAACCAACCCAACCTGGCATGGGAATTGATTACTGGTTTCGTCCGAATCTGGAATCGGACAGACCAAGGGTTTTGCGTGGACCTCCCTACGTCCGCGTCAGAGGGTCTCAAATTTGCCGTTATTTGGTTAAATCTCTCACGagtgttaaattcaaaattagaaatgttaaaccAAAAGTGTATTCAGAATACTCTCTGGAAGGAACAATGTTTGTGGGGAATTGACTACGCACCTTCTCTGGGGTGGGAAGCTGACTACATACCCTCTCCGGTAGCCTATAAGTTTCCAGTTAACACGACCTGGAGGGATATGTGGAAGGctacatgctggaagcaacagctctgcataGGAACTATGAGTGCTACCCTTGCAGCCCGAGAGGGTTGGACAGCATGTCCCCAGGAAGTGCAACTCCCTTGCATGTCTGTACTGAATTCGAAGTGGTGTCCCCGGGAGGAGGAGATCCCTTGTAATCTGGTACGTTGGTGGGACCCTCCCCCTCACGGTGAACCCCTACAACATGAATATAATGTTCCGCTATCCCCAGGTTGGTGTATTCAAATTCCTCGCAGATGGGGTAGCTATGCCCACCAGAATCGTTCTCGCTATGAATACGCTTGGTCCCTTAAGCATGCTTTACTTGATCCAGACAATATAATTGATGCGCAGGAAATAGATCCCCTACCCTATAAGAACACCCCCTTAATGACCTGTTCACGGACCATTGGTTGTGAATCGTTAACATGGGACCCTATAGAAACATGGTATGTCTCAGAATTGCGAACTTTCATTCGGGATATGTGTACTTGCTGGGGTTTTCCGGTACCAGGATTTAAACGTAGAGACCCCAGGTGTAAAGGGCCCATTACCAGTcgaaaaactgcattaaaatgtggaGTCACACTTACCCACGAAACCAAGTGGAACCTTGTGTGGAAAGGAGGAATCGGAGTAACTAAATCCTATGACCCATTAACGTGCTCCACTATGAGATATCCATCCCCTCAGGGCACCTTTTGGGCATGTTCGAATGGGAAAATGTACTCACACCTGCATGTACACGAAATGGCAGGTTTACGCTGTACCATCGGCGTTCCAACAATGTGCCCTTCTAAAGTGTTCAATTTCTCAGTGCCCCATCATAACAGAAGGCGCCGGGAAAGTGATGGACCCAAGACGCGACCTGAGTGGGCAGTGCATGGAGTTCAGGTGCCTGATTATTACACCTGGGGCATGACAACATCTCTGATGTTGGAGAATATATTTACCCCATATGTGACCCTTAAAAGGCACCAATTCgttttagaaaatctgacctGGCAAGTACACGTCCTAAGCAATTGGACCCGTTATGCTTTCGGGGAAACAAATTTACAGGTTCAACAAGTGtctaaaatggctttgcaaaacagattagctTTAGATATGTTATTGTTAAAGGAGCAAGGTGTATGTGGAATGTTAAATCTCACCGATGGAGAATGCTGTCTCACCATACACAATGCAACTACCACCATAGAAGAAGCGcgagagaagatgagagaggtAACAGAGAAAACCGGAGAACTTTTTCAAGCGATGCAGCCCAAGGATCGGTTTAACGGCTGGGATCCGAAAACTTGGCTCACCTCTCTTGCAGGCTCACTGGGACTTACAGGTTGGGGAAAATGGCTTGTAAACATTGGTCTCATGATactgtgtggatttttatttttgatgatgGGCCTTGCAATAGGCAAATGTATGATCTCTCGCTTGCTATCCTCCATTACATCCATTCGTCATGTACGGATCACAACGGTCGAGGAAGACCTTAGGGAAAGTAACTTTTGA
- the LOC127029536 gene encoding uncharacterized protein LOC127029536 produces MASLGGPIVDCTPLLERLEGYSARPSLSGMTWAHNNWHDPQAVADRISTLAKERKLKQGKGKAVVCAVLGAALVAAQRNKHMAQHVEGETIKSLQDLVGALQEQLGNETRHLSDQLTAERVTNQRLHTALTEALERERILREQLDEIRSPIVVENSDADSDEGKNPKPLYPLKDLDRIKEIFSLGEGAVMRPLIKTETVDGGQGGPQQVTTRIIPYSPTDLGKIQEKYSRGPRETETEYVWRVSLTGGDRILLSEDEARGYWGPGVFLTTNDNREPWSLTQRVAYWAGGLDPMERGDPFSIKTPTAGHILESVQKTACLQLMHDRLLVPQQPSPMQYVADPDRLHPLIRGLPDALKLYAVQLQDRLRAPRPQRRGAPPETTWGEVAQELINYGRRMGFTGQGETKSKADLRRVEGNGRIKAAPPKPTRPPDSKRYVLWTEGISKGIPREVMDGLPTPNLESLVKSWDKIKESPPPSNPKDFVLPSREPETIIPSAPPGRLH; encoded by the coding sequence ATGGCCTCCCTGGGAGGACCGATTGTAGATTGTACCCCTCTCCTGGAGAGGTTAGAGGGCTATAGCGCCCgaccttctctctctggtatgACTTGGGCCCACAATAATTGGCACGATCCACAAGCGGTAGCCGACAGAATTTCCACCTTGGCTAAAGAAcgaaaactgaaacaaggaaaggggaaggcagtagTTTGTGCGGttttaggagcagctctggtggcAGCACAACGGAATAAACACATGGCCCAACACGTGGAAGGGGAGacaataaaatcccttcaagatctggtgggggctctgcaggagcaattaGGAAATGAGACAAGACATCTCTCTGATCAGCTTACCGCCGAGCGGGTGACTAACCAACGGCTGCACACCGCTTTGACGGAAGCTTTGGAGCGGGAGCGAATATTGCGGGAACAATTAGATGAAATCCGCTCCCCAATTGTTGTAGAAAATTCGGATGCCGATTCTGacgaggggaaaaatccaaaaccGTTATACCCTCTTAAAGATCTAGACcgtataaaagaaatattttccctcggggagggagctgtaatgcgacctttaattaaaactgagacTGTGGATGGTGGTCAAGGAGGACCCCAACAAGTTACCACTCGTATCATTCCCTATTCTCCCACTGATTTGggtaaaattcaggagaaatattcccGGGGCCCccgagaaactgaaactgagtatgtGTGGAGAGTGTCTCTTACCGGGGGTGACCGTATCTTGCTGAGTGAGGACGAGGCGAGAGGATATTGGGGTCCGGGAGTTTTTCTAACCACAAATGACAATAGAGAACCCTGGTCCCTGACCCAAAGAGTGGCATACTGGGCGGGTGGATTGGATCCCATGGAAAGGGGAGACCCCTTCTCGATTAAAACGCCTACGGCGGGGCACATTTTAGAAAGTGTACAGAAAACTGCGTGCCTCCAGTTGATGCATGACCGGTTATTGGTTCCGCAACAGCCCTCTCCCATGCAATATGTGGCAGACCCCGACAGGTTGCATCCCCTTATAAGAGGATtacctgatgctttgaaattatatgcgGTGCAACTACAAGATCGGTTGAGGGCGCCTCGACCCCAGAGAAGGGGAGCCCCCCCGGAGACGacatggggagaggtggcacaAGAATTGATTAATTACGGGAGACGGATGGGATTTACCGGCCAGGGAGAGACAAAATCCAAGGCGGACCTTAGGAGGGTGGAAGGCAATGGGCGAATAAAAGCTGCACCCCCGAAGCCGACGCGGCCCCCTGATAGTAAAAGATATGTCTTATGGACAGAAGGCATCTCAAAGGGGAttcccagggaggtgatggatggGTTACCCACCCCCAATCTGGAAAGTTTGGTGAAAAgctgggacaaaataaaggaatccCCACCTCCCTCAAACCCCAAGGATTTTGTTCTCCCATCCCGGGAACCTGAAACAATAATCCCATCCGCCCCCCCCGGGAGACTGCATTGA